The DNA region ACTTGTAAGGTCCCATTTGACTTTTTGCAAAGCTTTTAAAACCGTACGCAGCAACCGCGACCAGCCTTGCTACTGTAGTCCACCACCAGCCCGTCGCCTTTCTTCTCCATTGTTCTCATTGGTGCTGAATATACACGTGGGGATCCATCGATTTCCAggagaaatataaaaattttcAGCGTAAAACTCGAAGGCgtaagattttatttttatccaAGAATTGCCGGTGCACATGGGGCAATTATAAAGGCAGTTGATATTTAACCGTctgtttttgactttttttcagCGACGACTGTGAGCCGTTGGATGGATATCaatcttctattttttatttttttagcgaACTACTTACAACCGTCGGATGGACATCCAACTGCTTACAACTGTCTTCAACCTCCCAACAACTCTCTCATGCTCACGATCCCTTGCCCTCAATCGAGTTAGCGTTAGCCCTTGCTCCCACCACGCCCATCTCCGGTGGCAAGGAGGTCACCAAATCTGCTCCCGCGATCCCCGTCACACTAACCTAGCGCAACGAGATGCCCTCACCCCACCCTGGTCCACCAGCAGTCGCtatcccgctcccgctcccgcctCCTCTGTCAGGCCGGCCTACTTCCCCAGACATCTCTCTAAACTTAGGAAGCACACCGACAACTCCGAAAACCCTCTACCCAAACCATAAACCTTACTGGCCGCCGTCGCTTGATTTGTGCTCTAAATTTTAGGCGTGTGAAATTTAGGAAGCATGCATTATAAAAGATCAGGTGACTTGAGAAATTGGTTCGATTATCAGATTCAGAACATTGCCTGTTTTTTAAGCGTTGATCATAGTGTATGGTCAAGCACTAAGCTGCTAAAACTCGGAGTCGGAGTAGTACATGTCGACCACCATGCCCTGAGGCTGCGTCTTCATGCCATCCACTACGCATGCACCACCGTCCACTAATGATCAAACCGCGCGCCATTTCTTTTAAGCCATCAGTTCTCCTACAGCTCATGCAACACGCTACCATACCAATTCCAGAGTCCAGACACAAACGCTCGTAGACATTGTACCGCACGACGCCGGCCCGACATGCAGTCCCCCGCGGAGGCGCCTGAGCCCGCCGCCGTGAGTGAAGCAGCAACAGCGGTGGCGCCCGAACCTGTTCCCGAAGGCGAAGCGGCAGCAGCGGAGGTGCCACAGCAAGGAGCAGAGACCTCTGCGCCGGCGGACGGCCGCGTCAAGAGCCCGAGCCCGGGCCCGGCGTCGCCGTCCACGGAGAAGGAGCGACAGATCCCCGTGGACCCCGCGTCGCTGCGCCGCCTGGGCATGGTGGCCGACGAGGACTCGCCGCTCTCCGCGCCGTCCGTGCTCACGGAGGTGGTGGTGCAGTCCCCGCTCCTGCCGCAGCTCCGCCGGCCAACGTTCGTAGGCGCCAGCCTCCCGTGCTCTGCCGCGTCCTCCCCGGTTCAGGGCACCGGTCCAGGCGCTGGCGCGAAGTGGGAGGAGCCCCCCGCCACGCCCAGCCCCACCGCCGCGCTGCGCTCCCTTGCCCGGCAGCACTCCGCCGCGCTCGCCAGGTTAGTCGCCACGCCGGCCCTAGCGCCGCCCGCGCTGTCGAGGTCCGCGTCCCGCGCCCAGGGTAGGACCATGGCACcgcacgacgacgacgacgacgagcccACCGAGCCAAAGCCGCTCGGCGTGGGGGACGGCTTCACGTGCGGCGCGCTATGCATGCTTATTCCGGTCTTCTCCAAGAAGAAGCCAGCTGCTGCCGCAACCGCCGCTGGTATGGCCGTCTCGAACATGCAGAGGCAGCAATCAGGCTTGAGGCCGCGGCGCAGCAGCGTGTCGCGTGTGGTGTCTCTGGAGAGGTTCGAATGCGGGTCGTGGagccctccgccgccggcgccagCGCAGCACGACTCTGACTGCCTCGCGCTCGAGGTGGCCAAGATCAGCTGGGCGGACGACGCGGAGGCGCCGGTGAAGATGGCGTTCGTGTTCGACGGTGAGACACCGATGAGGGGGATACTGAAGAATTCGGCGTCATCGCGGCTGGACTCGGCCAGGCCTTCGTCGTCGTCGCAGCGGCACGTGAGGTtctcgacggcggcggcaggggTGGTGTCGTgcccgtcgtcgccgtcgtccgCGGGCACGATCACGCCGCGCATGGCGAGGGCCAGGGCGGAGTTCAACGCCTTCCTGGAGGCGCAGAGCGCGTAGCACGATCGTGACCGTGAATCGCGTGCACGTTTCTCGTGGGCAACGTACGCTGCTACCATGCTGTGTCGTTTCGTGGCAATTGTTTTCCCTGCTTCTCCCTTCTTCGATTTGTTTTCCTGTGTTCGAAGACAGCCCAGATGTGTCAGGAATTCAAATGTACAGTAAATCGACAAGGTCTCTGGAATACGAATTAACTGAAcggagagattttttttatatgaaacgGAAAAAATTACCTCGGTGAAAAAAATCTATCTATTCCTTTACTACAGGCCCCGGGAAATGCATCTCTACGTGTACACGCGGGTGCATGCACTATCCTAACCATCCAAATTTGCTCCGAGATTTGTGTAAGGCTATTCTAGTGTACCGTATATTAGTCGGTTAGTCTGAATTTTGAAATTTGCATAAATCTCATGTTACATTTGACGGTGGTGAGATGATCCATTCATGTATAGGTGTGTACACTTGGAAAATCAATAAACGCCACAGAATGGCGTAATTTTATAAAAACAGCTAGACGTCCAATCCAGACACTAGCATCGGTGAGGTTCTCCATTGTTCGGTATTTATAACAACAGCTTAGCTCTACTGTCTAAGACCAATTCCAGTAGAAACGGCATCCACATCCACGTCGTATACGGGTCATGCTCGCCCCATATATGCGCTCCAGCAAAATCGGCTTCGAGCTCTACAGTGATGTGGCAAGGACTCGGTAAGGAGAGAGGAGGGGCATATTTGCTGGAGGAAATACTCGGCCGTAACATTGTGCGGGGCCCACTTAACAACGGCTCGGTGCTCCCGTGAGTCCAGGTGGAGGGAGGGGCATGATggtggagggagggagggggcgcgGTGGCGGAGGATGAGAGGAGATCACGGGGGAGGAAACAACAGAGCATGGGAAGGCCGGGTGAGGATTGGAGAAGCTTCACCGCGTGATGAGGAAGGTCAGGCGGGGGTCAAAGGGTCATGGGCGCGACGATGGCACGGTCGATGACAAGCAAGCTCGCGGTGGTAGCACACGGGTCTCACGGAGGGCCACGCTAGTGGCGAGCCAGAGAGGGTTTGGCACGcgcagaaggtggaggagggcaTGAGGGTGCTCACCGTGGCAATGGCCGGGTGAGAGGAGCTCCGAGGAGGAGGCGCATCGAGCGACTAGGAGCACCCGTCGGAACTAAGGACGATGGCAGTGCTAAGGCTCAATTTGACCGGGAAATTGAGAGTTTCACGCAAGGATTGACTCTAACGAAACCTTCCCAGCTTGGATCGTGGCTCGGTGAGATTGGATCTGGGGTGGAGGCAGTGGATTTGGGCCGGCGGCGTTATGCGGTGGCGTCGTGGCCTTCATCAATGCAGAGGCCCACGGGTCCGCGCCTCTGGACAATACCATGGCCTGCTTTGGTGTGCCGATGGTTGCGACGGACGCGTGCATGGCCACCACAGCGAATGCGCGCATGACAAAAACTCAATTTTCTCCTGGACCGCCGGAGTGAACGAAACGTTTAAAGGAAAACCAATTTAATATAGAAGAGAGAAGATAGGGTTTGATTTATAGAGTATCTGTTGTATATAGTTAGAAAAGTAAATGTTGTAATTGTGATAGTGGATATtttaatagtgttatagggtaCAAAATTTTGAGATTGCTATCGGAGATGACCTAATGTTCATAGCTCGGTCTAGCTAGATAATGCCCATCGCCACAAGAAAACTACCTCACGCACAACTCAACACAGAACGCCCCGCCCCCACCACACACACATTTTGAGTCACCTATTGCAACTTATTTAGAACGAAAATCGAGAACAGTAAAGAACGTGAGAGTAATAGTAACTTGTATATTGATCATTGAgtttatacacatatatatacatgtttaagGGATATGTAACATGTCCATTCAGGTGGAACTATCACCCGAACGGGTGCCCCGTGGTGGGTAACTGTAGATGGTAGTTTACTGGCTAATTGATCACATGTATAGACTCTTAAGAGGTGTCTGTTCGCAACACTCTCCCTTGATCAATTATCCGTAATGTAAAATTCTAgttgaaaactcctctaaaatgctgtgagaaaaatat from Phragmites australis chromosome 8, lpPhrAust1.1, whole genome shotgun sequence includes:
- the LOC133925935 gene encoding uncharacterized protein LOC133925935 yields the protein MQSPAEAPEPAAVSEAATAVAPEPVPEGEAAAAEVPQQGAETSAPADGRVKSPSPGPASPSTEKERQIPVDPASLRRLGMVADEDSPLSAPSVLTEVVVQSPLLPQLRRPTFVGASLPCSAASSPVQGTGPGAGAKWEEPPATPSPTAALRSLARQHSAALARLVATPALAPPALSRSASRAQGRTMAPHDDDDDEPTEPKPLGVGDGFTCGALCMLIPVFSKKKPAAAATAAGMAVSNMQRQQSGLRPRRSSVSRVVSLERFECGSWSPPPPAPAQHDSDCLALEVAKISWADDAEAPVKMAFVFDGETPMRGILKNSASSRLDSARPSSSSQRHVRFSTAAAGVVSCPSSPSSAGTITPRMARARAEFNAFLEAQSA